The Anabaena sp. WA102 genome contains a region encoding:
- a CDS encoding glycosyltransferase family protein has protein sequence MKIDLVYPSRKIFHDTWNTGKGWVETLKRMKLLNNFFALDPENCHTLLEYLKAPNSDLIIILGGDHFLYFMYDNHAKKDIWDQVKIPKICICWESIVNSLFPGFFKRSSNSLHCFDYFIYGDERDKVFFEGKSVNYCFSPLCVDGQEFKKSKPLNERNNQVFFFGKINNFGIEKVYSERRRLLSELLTNQAIDYISEYIYTGESAEKLVNLYNEYTLTINLPTNHGGYTQRVYEAMSCGTILFQYRLKNDPYHSLLFKEYEHYIPYEIDNIPELLENFKYYLKHLPDLEYISEQARQEVIAKHTIEARINQIIKFVNTGEKIEYQLIPELQQQDNLNQQNSYSLLTKTKTYSDPIIVVDAVFFQLYKTGIARVWQSLLQEWVNSGFAKHIVLLDRAGTAPNIAGVWYRTIHPYDYNNTDSDRQILQQICDEEGAELFISTYYTTPIHTPSVFMAYDMIAEVLGLNLNEPMWREKHNAIKHASAFLSISENTAKDLSKFFPDISLESITVAHCGVDPLFSPVSENEINAFKYKYGINKPYFLLGGLGGYKNSILFLQAFSQLINKHSFDIVATGAGSQLPPEWRQYTAGCTFHGLQLSDAELRLAYAGAVALVYPSQYEGFGMPVAEAMACGCPVITTPNASLPEVGGEAVIYVKDDDIEGMTNALCDVQKPSLRRNLIQAGLQQSQKFSWDKMADIVSNVLVNQTLESLPFNLGEINLIMFPDWNQSEDDLYVQLGEVIKALATDSHADETTLLIYVSNSDPETADGILSSIAMNLIMEDEIDITESIQISLIEEISEKQWQTLLPHLQSRVVLELENQEAIAKFQADTLPTFEIGL, from the coding sequence AACATTAAAAAGGATGAAATTACTTAATAATTTTTTTGCATTAGATCCGGAAAATTGTCATACTCTTTTGGAATATTTAAAAGCTCCTAATAGCGATCTTATAATAATTTTAGGGGGTGATCATTTTCTTTATTTTATGTATGACAATCATGCTAAAAAAGATATTTGGGATCAAGTAAAAATACCCAAAATTTGTATTTGTTGGGAATCTATTGTTAATTCTTTGTTTCCAGGATTTTTTAAAAGAAGTTCTAATTCTTTACATTGTTTTGACTATTTTATTTATGGAGATGAGCGAGATAAAGTTTTTTTTGAAGGAAAATCAGTTAATTATTGTTTTTCACCACTTTGCGTTGATGGTCAAGAATTTAAGAAAAGCAAACCATTAAATGAGAGGAATAATCAGGTTTTTTTCTTCGGAAAAATAAATAATTTTGGCATCGAAAAAGTTTATTCAGAAAGAAGAAGATTATTGAGCGAACTCTTAACTAATCAAGCAATAGATTATATTAGTGAATATATTTATACTGGAGAGAGTGCAGAAAAATTAGTAAATCTATATAATGAATATACTTTAACGATAAATTTACCCACAAATCATGGTGGTTATACTCAAAGGGTTTATGAGGCTATGTCTTGTGGTACAATTCTTTTTCAATATCGTTTAAAAAATGATCCTTACCATAGTTTATTATTTAAAGAATATGAGCATTATATTCCTTATGAAATTGATAATATACCTGAATTACTAGAGAATTTTAAATATTATTTAAAACATTTACCAGATTTAGAATATATTTCTGAACAAGCTCGACAAGAAGTTATAGCCAAACATACCATAGAGGCTCGTATTAATCAAATTATTAAATTTGTAAATACAGGTGAAAAAATAGAATATCAACTCATACCAGAACTACAACAGCAAGACAATCTAAATCAGCAAAATTCCTATTCTTTACTAACAAAAACAAAAACCTATTCTGATCCCATTATTGTTGTTGATGCTGTATTTTTCCAACTCTATAAAACAGGAATTGCTAGAGTTTGGCAATCTTTATTACAGGAGTGGGTTAACAGTGGTTTTGCTAAACATATTGTTTTATTAGATAGAGCGGGTACTGCTCCAAATATAGCGGGAGTATGGTATCGTACCATTCACCCTTATGATTACAATAATACAGACAGCGATCGCCAAATTCTCCAGCAAATTTGTGATGAAGAAGGAGCAGAGTTATTTATTTCTACTTATTACACGACACCCATTCATACACCTTCAGTATTTATGGCTTATGACATGATAGCAGAAGTATTAGGACTCAACTTAAATGAACCTATGTGGAGAGAAAAGCATAATGCAATCAAACACGCATCTGCTTTTCTTTCAATATCAGAAAATACAGCGAAAGATTTAAGTAAATTTTTCCCAGATATATCATTAGAATCAATTACTGTTGCCCATTGTGGAGTTGATCCTCTTTTCTCCCCTGTCTCTGAAAATGAAATTAATGCCTTTAAATATAAATATGGCATCAATAAACCCTATTTCCTATTAGGTGGACTAGGCGGATATAAAAACTCAATTCTCTTCTTGCAGGCATTTTCCCAACTGATTAATAAACACAGTTTTGATATAGTAGCGACTGGTGCAGGTAGTCAATTACCTCCTGAATGGCGACAATATACTGCTGGATGTACCTTTCACGGATTACAATTAAGTGATGCAGAATTAAGATTAGCTTATGCTGGAGCAGTGGCACTAGTTTATCCCTCTCAATATGAAGGTTTTGGAATGCCAGTAGCGGAAGCAATGGCTTGTGGATGCCCTGTAATTACTACTCCTAATGCCTCTTTACCCGAAGTTGGAGGAGAAGCAGTCATCTATGTTAAAGATGATGATATTGAGGGTATGACTAATGCTTTATGTGATGTTCAAAAACCCAGCTTAAGACGTAATTTAATTCAGGCAGGATTACAACAATCTCAGAAGTTTTCTTGGGACAAAATGGCTGATATTGTCAGCAATGTTTTAGTTAATCAAACTCTTGAATCTTTACCTTTCAACCTTGGAGAAATTAATCTAATCATGTTTCCTGATTGGAATCAGTCAGAAGATGATTTATATGTGCAATTAGGAGAGGTAATTAAAGCACTAGCTACTGATTCTCATGCTGATGAAACGACATTACTCATCTATGTTAGTAACAGTGATCCTGAAACTGCGGACGGAATATTATCTAGTATCGCTATGAACTTAATAATGGAAGATGAGATAGATATTACCGAAAGCATACAAATTTCTTTGATAGAAGAAATCAGTGAAAAACAGTGGCAAACACTACTACCACATTTACAGAGTAGAGTTGTATTAGAATTAGAAAACCAAGAGGCGATCGCTAAATTCCAAGCAGACACCTTACCGACTTTTGAAATAGGATTATAA
- a CDS encoding Uma2 family endonuclease — protein sequence MTTTLQKAIVPNNHLVLTGITWEKFEQIETTFQDIEGIRFIYLDGELEIIMNLGQEHEYYKRTISLLLEAYCREKRVRFYAGGSATLGNKNITGRKEPDESYIFHSKKDIPDLIIEVIFTSGNIKILEIYKRIGIPEVWIWEDGLLKIYALENGEYNQVNQSQLLPDLDIQVLNQYVDYHDQYDGVTEFINYLKTQ from the coding sequence ATGACAACTACATTACAAAAAGCTATTGTACCAAATAATCATCTAGTTCTTACAGGAATTACTTGGGAAAAATTTGAGCAAATAGAAACCACCTTTCAAGATATTGAGGGGATAAGATTTATTTATTTAGATGGAGAATTAGAAATTATTATGAATTTAGGACAAGAACATGAATATTACAAAAGAACAATTAGTTTATTGTTAGAAGCATACTGTAGAGAAAAAAGGGTTAGATTTTATGCTGGAGGTAGTGCCACGTTAGGAAATAAAAATATAACTGGACGTAAAGAACCTGATGAATCCTATATTTTTCATAGTAAAAAAGACATTCCCGATTTAATTATTGAGGTAATTTTTACCAGTGGAAATATAAAAATATTAGAAATATATAAACGAATTGGTATTCCTGAAGTTTGGATTTGGGAAGATGGATTATTAAAAATCTATGCTTTAGAAAATGGTGAATATAATCAGGTTAATCAAAGTCAATTATTACCAGATTTAGATATACAAGTGTTAAATCAGTATGTTGATTACCATGATCAATATGATGGAGTCACAGAATTTATTAACTACTTAAAAACTCAATAA
- a CDS encoding tetratricopeptide repeat protein, with the protein MTNSSDDYLVRRGKQIERKKRIVTYIGLISFGGSILFGGVNAIKQSWEKPKQAVVKTVGNDLQTQIKGYELVLQREPNNQMALERLSIMRLRSGDNQGGIALIEKLIKLHPDREDYQTVLADIKKKMREK; encoded by the coding sequence ATGACTAACTCTAGTGATGATTACTTGGTTCGGCGCGGTAAGCAGATTGAGCGAAAGAAAAGAATTGTTACATATATCGGACTTATTTCATTTGGCGGTTCAATACTGTTCGGCGGGGTTAATGCCATCAAACAGTCTTGGGAAAAACCTAAGCAAGCAGTAGTTAAAACCGTTGGGAATGATTTACAGACACAGATTAAGGGGTATGAGTTGGTTTTACAACGTGAACCGAATAATCAAATGGCGCTTGAGAGATTGTCCATTATGCGGTTAAGGTCTGGGGATAATCAGGGGGGGATTGCCTTAATTGAGAAGTTAATAAAATTACATCCAGATAGAGAGGATTATCAAACTGTGCTGGCAGATATAAAGAAGAAAATGAGGGAAAAGTAA
- a CDS encoding AIPR family protein, with translation MRYEIFLRVIDQIRKEAPQQLHTKYLPNEEDTEKVNQARSRAFIHLYLKVMFGITDFKMREKTITDGSYDGGIDGYFISEESKIIYLIQSKFRTTEKNFEEKEIMLEEILAMDISRILEGEEKDDHDNPYNGKIKQLQREISEISDIARYSYSVAILANSRISPAKAKQLTGGYAAKIFNFERTYRELVFPIVRGTYFTASDISIPIDLSQKNSGSKISYNVSTRHGNCEITVLFVPAIEIAKLMHKYKNSILTYNPRSYLDLEGKSVNTAIRETILNTDSNEFALFNNGITMFSDETNINEKIGQKNKAQLYVKNPQIINGGQTSFSLSRIYAEDIDGSEKKFLGKEVLLKVITLVDTINIDEKMQLIDDISNATNKQTPVINADKFSNELFHTSVQTFLFENYGLLYERKRGEFADGIHDGYITGAKIVERNFLWRLFYTANGDIKKGYQKKLFQKNNFLDIKLTETEKFDRLNIAIHVFNYLSEYTYYKSKNDRITHWKTYAYVETFYKSSPSTQIDVIERNLVTLEILWDKLLRYIRRDRENISYENTQEMNDRFWRPLEKDYTKDRDFEGYLIDYFSLFRENDYINRLPPSAIAQIRLIKRDRL, from the coding sequence ATGCGTTACGAAATATTCCTTCGCGTTATTGATCAAATTAGAAAAGAAGCCCCACAACAATTACATACAAAGTATTTACCTAATGAAGAGGATACAGAAAAGGTTAATCAAGCTAGATCGAGGGCTTTCATTCATCTTTATTTGAAAGTAATGTTCGGCATTACTGACTTTAAGATGCGCGAAAAAACTATTACAGATGGCTCTTACGATGGCGGAATTGACGGGTACTTTATTAGCGAAGAATCAAAAATAATATACCTGATACAATCAAAGTTTAGAACGACAGAAAAAAATTTTGAAGAGAAAGAAATAATGCTTGAGGAAATTCTTGCTATGGACATTAGCAGAATATTAGAGGGAGAAGAAAAAGATGATCACGACAACCCCTATAATGGGAAAATAAAACAACTACAACGCGAGATATCTGAAATATCAGACATTGCCAGATATTCTTACAGCGTTGCTATTCTCGCAAATTCAAGAATATCACCTGCCAAAGCCAAACAACTAACAGGAGGCTATGCAGCAAAAATATTTAATTTTGAACGAACTTATCGCGAATTGGTGTTTCCTATTGTGCGAGGAACTTATTTCACAGCAAGCGATATATCCATTCCAATTGATTTGTCGCAAAAAAATTCTGGCAGTAAGATTAGTTATAACGTATCCACAAGACATGGAAACTGTGAGATAACTGTTCTTTTTGTTCCAGCCATTGAGATAGCTAAACTAATGCATAAATATAAGAACTCTATTTTAACATATAACCCTCGAAGCTATCTTGACTTAGAAGGAAAGTCGGTTAATACAGCCATTCGTGAAACGATACTTAATACAGACAGCAATGAATTTGCCCTTTTTAATAACGGAATCACAATGTTCTCAGATGAAACGAATATAAATGAAAAAATCGGACAAAAAAACAAAGCCCAACTCTACGTTAAAAACCCGCAAATTATTAATGGAGGCCAAACATCTTTTAGTCTAAGCCGTATATATGCCGAAGATATAGATGGATCAGAAAAAAAATTCTTAGGAAAAGAGGTTTTACTAAAAGTTATTACACTCGTCGATACCATAAACATCGACGAAAAAATGCAACTCATTGACGATATTTCTAATGCAACCAACAAGCAAACTCCAGTTATAAATGCAGACAAATTTTCAAATGAATTATTTCATACTTCAGTTCAAACCTTTCTCTTTGAAAATTATGGTCTTTTATACGAACGAAAACGCGGAGAATTCGCAGATGGAATTCACGATGGATACATAACTGGAGCAAAAATTGTTGAGCGAAATTTTTTATGGCGCCTCTTTTATACCGCAAATGGCGATATAAAGAAGGGATACCAAAAAAAATTGTTCCAAAAAAACAATTTCCTTGATATAAAATTAACAGAGACAGAAAAGTTTGACAGGCTAAACATTGCGATTCATGTATTTAACTATCTGAGCGAGTACACATATTATAAATCAAAGAATGATAGAATAACGCACTGGAAAACCTACGCTTACGTTGAAACCTTTTATAAAAGTTCTCCATCTACACAAATAGATGTAATAGAAAGAAATTTGGTTACGCTGGAAATTTTGTGGGATAAGTTATTGCGTTATATCAGGCGTGATCGTGAAAATATTTCATATGAAAACACCCAAGAAATGAACGACAGATTTTGGAGACCCCTTGAAAAGGACTACACAAAAGATCGAGATTTTGAAGGTTATTTGATAGACTATTTTTCCTTATTCCGGGAAAATGATTATATAAACAGACTTCCCCCCAGTGCGATCGCTCAAATTAGACTTATAAAGCGAGATCGTTTATAA
- a CDS encoding type II toxin-antitoxin system VapC family toxin — protein MKGELFYRSIRSANPEPNLILQQGFLSQFVSLPFDDQSARIFGEIRAQLATNGTPIGAYDLQIAAIALANNLILVTQILKNFHASHNYNWKTGK, from the coding sequence GTGAAGGGTGAATTATTTTACAGATCAATTCGTAGTGCTAACCCAGAGCCTAATCTGATCTTACAGCAAGGATTTTTGAGTCAATTTGTGTCTTTGCCTTTTGATGACCAGTCTGCTAGAATTTTCGGAGAAATTCGCGCTCAACTTGCTACTAATGGAACACCTATTGGGGCTTACGATTTACAAATTGCTGCTATTGCTTTAGCGAATAATTTGATCTTAGTTACACAAATACTAAAGAATTTTCACGCATCCCACAACTACAATTGGAAGACTGGGAAATAG
- a CDS encoding UPF0175 family protein: MQITLNLPDSLSKTETFNQSEWLQEIAIALFQQQRISLSRASKIAGIDIMNFQKLLADRNICVHYDVEDFEEDVQHLRSRGWL; encoded by the coding sequence ATGCAAATTACCCTGAACCTACCTGATAGCCTCAGTAAAACTGAAACTTTTAACCAGAGTGAATGGCTTCAGGAAATAGCCATTGCCCTATTCCAGCAGCAGCGGATTTCCCTCAGCCGCGCCAGCAAAATTGCGGGAATAGACATAATGAACTTTCAAAAGCTGCTGGCAGATCGGAATATTTGTGTCCATTACGATGTGGAAGACTTTGAGGAAGATGTTCAACACCTGCGGAGTCGGGGCTGGCTATGA
- a CDS encoding DUF3368 domain-containing protein: protein MIVVSDTSALSNLALVDHLGLLKAIYHQVIIPDVVASELVAASNPTISAILQLDWIQSQFLNNFQLANQLQQERGLDAGEANAIALALELQADDLLIDERLGRQEALRLGIPIIGILGILLVAKQRSLIPQVQPVMDALINRAGFRISPQLYQRILSLSQEP, encoded by the coding sequence ATGATTGTTGTCAGTGATACTTCTGCTCTGTCGAATCTTGCCCTTGTTGATCATCTTGGGTTGCTAAAAGCTATTTACCATCAGGTTATCATTCCTGACGTGGTTGCCAGCGAATTGGTAGCCGCCAGCAATCCTACTATTTCAGCTATTCTCCAACTGGACTGGATTCAAAGCCAATTCCTCAACAACTTCCAACTTGCTAACCAGCTTCAACAGGAACGCGGACTTGATGCTGGAGAAGCAAATGCTATAGCCTTGGCACTTGAGCTACAAGCCGATGATTTGCTCATTGATGAACGCTTGGGACGGCAAGAAGCTCTCCGGCTTGGGATACCTATTATTGGTATTCTGGGTATTCTACTTGTTGCTAAACAAAGAAGTCTTATCCCTCAAGTTCAACCTGTTATGGATGCTTTGATCAACCGGGCTGGTTTTCGCATCAGTCCCCAGCTATATCAGCGTATCTTATCTCTTTCTCAAGAACCTTGA
- a CDS encoding toxin-antitoxin system TumE family protein, producing MTTNAQKGDHKHINSHEIDYKFTSIDKLLDDFEKDIETWSEL from the coding sequence ATGACAACGAACGCACAAAAAGGAGATCATAAACATATAAATTCACACGAAATAGATTACAAATTCACAAGCATTGATAAATTGCTTGACGATTTTGAAAAAGACATTGAAACCTGGAGTGAATTATGA
- a CDS encoding HVO_A0114 family putative DNA-binding protein, whose protein sequence is MKAIIEVAKGGSAIRAARQQIKDSEIGKPVNFRLSFESAKSLFSELTPARLDLLDTLSKTGPCSIYALAKTAERNYSNVHTDVNRLEELGLIERTEEDKISVPFESVEIFMPLAKAA, encoded by the coding sequence ATGAAAGCAATTATTGAAGTAGCCAAGGGTGGTTCTGCAATCCGAGCCGCTCGTCAACAAATTAAAGACTCCGAAATTGGAAAGCCAGTAAATTTTAGACTTTCATTTGAATCTGCAAAATCACTTTTTAGCGAGCTAACACCTGCTAGACTTGATTTACTTGATACTTTAAGCAAAACAGGTCCATGCAGTATTTACGCGCTGGCAAAAACAGCCGAAAGAAACTATTCAAACGTACACACAGACGTAAATCGCCTGGAAGAACTCGGATTAATTGAACGGACAGAAGAAGACAAAATATCTGTACCGTTTGAATCCGTTGAAATATTCATGCCACTAGCGAAAGCAGCGTGA
- a CDS encoding DUF433 domain-containing protein produces the protein MNNLLLNRITINHDICHGKPCIRGLRYPVEMILELLSSGMNIDDILEDYDDLEYEDILAVLSFATRLTQVKSILQLVS, from the coding sequence ATGAATAACCTTCTATTAAATAGAATAACAATTAACCATGATATTTGTCATGGTAAACCGTGTATTCGCGGATTGCGCTATCCGGTGGAAATGATCTTAGAACTTTTGAGTTCAGGCATGAATATTGATGATATTTTAGAAGATTATGATGATTTAGAATACGAAGACATTTTAGCAGTTCTCAGCTTTGCTACTCGACTTACTCAAGTTAAAAGTATTCTCCAATTAGTTTCATGA
- a CDS encoding DUF5615 family PIN-like protein, which yields MKFLIDAQLPMRIANLLDNLGYDVIHTKNLPLKNATPDSEINKLSILEQRIVITKDKDFLDSFLIKQEPYKLLLITTGNISNKQIEQLFLQNITQIIELFLTYDFLEMTRDSLIIH from the coding sequence ATGAAATTCTTGATTGATGCTCAATTACCAATGCGAATTGCCAATTTATTAGATAACTTAGGTTATGATGTTATACATACCAAAAATCTTCCTTTAAAAAATGCAACTCCAGATTCGGAAATCAACAAACTATCAATCCTGGAACAGAGAATTGTTATTACCAAAGATAAAGATTTTTTAGATTCTTTTTTAATCAAACAAGAGCCTTACAAACTACTACTAATAACCACAGGTAATATTAGTAACAAACAAATTGAACAACTTTTTCTACAAAATATTACTCAAATAATCGAATTGTTTTTGACCTATGATTTTTTAGAAATGACTAGAGATAGTTTGATTATTCATTAG
- a CDS encoding type II toxin-antitoxin system VapC family toxin: protein MNYLLDTNIVSLALKQNSQILHKITISESKEEKIFISCITYFEIRRGFLAVDAPKQRARFEEFCQEYPIIFLDDLAILEKAAQIHANLRLRGVPIQTEDVLIAATAILKDLIVVSNDSDLARVEGLSLENWVEL, encoded by the coding sequence ATGAATTATTTATTAGATACTAATATTGTTTCTTTAGCACTCAAACAAAATTCCCAAATTCTTCACAAGATTACAATTAGTGAGTCTAAGGAAGAAAAGATTTTTATTAGTTGTATCACCTATTTTGAAATTAGGCGAGGTTTTTTAGCGGTTGATGCACCAAAACAAAGAGCAAGATTTGAGGAATTTTGTCAAGAATATCCGATTATTTTCTTAGATGATTTAGCAATTTTAGAAAAAGCTGCTCAAATTCATGCTAATTTGAGATTAAGGGGTGTACCAATTCAAACTGAAGATGTTTTAATCGCTGCTACTGCTATTCTTAAAGATTTAATTGTGGTTTCTAATGATAGTGATTTGGCCAGAGTTGAGGGTTTAAGTTTAGAGAATTGGGTAGAATTATGA
- a CDS encoding AAA family ATPase — translation MLNNLNIKNFTVFPSANLQFSKHLNVIVGENGSGKTHLLKVAYSALATSWEESRKPTSSTPTKALMQTRLADKLINVFRPESLGRLARRKQGRERCDIKLLFEDKKFNFEFSFSTNSKTEVLIEQVPKGWLDTSPAYIPTRELLSIFPNFISVYEGHYLEFEETWRDTCILLGYPLQRGTKEKRIQELLAPLETSMGGSIELDKNGRFYLKNERGRFEMPLIAEGQRKLAMLARLIATGVLMDKGFLFWDEPEANLNPLLIKQVAQSIVSLSKIGIQVFIATHSLFLLRELEILMTDQQNIELNSRFFGLHFSDDGVVVNQGDTIDEIGDITTLDEELAQSDRFISSGV, via the coding sequence ATGCTAAATAATCTAAATATTAAAAACTTCACAGTTTTTCCTAGTGCAAATCTCCAATTCTCTAAACATCTGAATGTAATAGTTGGAGAAAACGGATCGGGTAAGACACATCTTCTTAAAGTTGCTTATTCAGCGCTTGCAACCAGTTGGGAAGAAAGCCGCAAACCAACAAGTAGTACACCAACAAAAGCTTTAATGCAAACTCGTCTAGCAGACAAGCTTATCAATGTTTTTCGTCCAGAATCTCTTGGGCGACTCGCTAGAAGAAAGCAAGGACGTGAGAGATGTGACATTAAACTCTTGTTTGAAGATAAAAAGTTCAATTTTGAATTTAGCTTTTCTACGAATAGTAAAACAGAAGTGCTTATAGAGCAAGTTCCAAAGGGTTGGCTTGACACTTCACCAGCTTATATCCCAACTCGTGAATTGCTGAGTATTTTTCCAAACTTTATTTCCGTTTACGAAGGCCATTACCTTGAATTTGAAGAGACTTGGCGAGACACTTGTATACTTCTAGGCTATCCTTTGCAGAGAGGGACTAAGGAGAAAAGAATTCAAGAATTGTTAGCTCCGCTTGAAACATCAATGGGTGGCTCAATCGAGCTAGATAAGAATGGACGCTTTTATTTGAAGAATGAGCGCGGTCGCTTTGAGATGCCACTTATTGCAGAAGGCCAGCGTAAATTAGCAATGCTGGCGCGTTTAATTGCAACTGGGGTATTAATGGACAAAGGTTTTCTATTTTGGGATGAGCCTGAAGCAAATCTCAATCCACTTCTGATAAAACAAGTAGCTCAAAGCATTGTGAGCCTAAGTAAAATAGGGATTCAAGTATTTATTGCCACTCATAGTTTATTCCTGTTGCGTGAGCTTGAAATATTAATGACTGATCAGCAAAATATTGAACTCAACTCACGATTCTTTGGTTTGCACTTTTCAGATGACGGTGTTGTAGTCAACCAAGGAGATACGATTGACGAAATTGGCGATATTACAACACTGGACGAAGAGCTTGCTCAATCTGATCGCTTTATCAGTAGTGGGGTTTGA
- a CDS encoding AAA family ATPase yields the protein MEGKRFIHKIKLQNFLSYGSEGEEIELQPLNVLIGANTSGKSNLIEAIGILKATPTDLPVPFRKSGGINEFLWKGNKDTPIAEIKITVDYPQKSESLLLDYTLSFTTYDQKFDLVDEFIEPETAKEGFQFYYLNNYNGFRSFTVRDKDPLSGQERRSEQLLELHSIKSDQSVLSEIKDPSRYPEISYLSTEFSKISLYRSWQMGRDSELRKAQKADLPQHPLLEDGSNFGLFIKDLQYKGLSRKLIEYLKKFYETAEDLDVRIYGGTVQLFIREEDVIQPISATRLSDGTLRYLFLMALLLDPTPPPLICIEEPELGLHPDILPTIAELLIEASQRTQLIVTTHSDALVSALSEYPESVVVCERDNTGTHLRRLKPDKLKDWLENYTLGDLWRMGEIGGNRW from the coding sequence ATGGAAGGTAAAAGATTTATTCATAAAATCAAATTACAAAACTTTCTTTCTTATGGAAGTGAAGGTGAAGAAATTGAATTACAACCGCTAAATGTGTTAATTGGTGCTAATACATCTGGGAAATCTAATTTAATTGAAGCTATTGGAATTTTAAAAGCAACACCGACAGATTTACCTGTGCCTTTTCGTAAAAGTGGAGGTATTAATGAGTTTTTATGGAAAGGTAACAAAGATACTCCGATAGCAGAAATTAAAATTACTGTTGATTATCCTCAAAAATCAGAGTCACTTTTACTTGATTATACGCTTAGTTTTACCACATATGATCAAAAATTTGATTTAGTAGATGAATTTATCGAACCAGAAACGGCAAAAGAAGGTTTTCAATTTTATTATCTTAACAATTATAATGGATTTCGTTCTTTTACAGTAAGAGATAAAGATCCATTGTCAGGACAGGAAAGACGAAGTGAACAACTTTTGGAACTACATTCAATTAAATCAGATCAATCAGTTTTATCTGAAATAAAAGATCCAAGTAGATATCCAGAAATTTCCTATCTAAGTACGGAGTTTTCTAAAATTAGTTTATATCGTTCCTGGCAAATGGGACGAGATTCAGAACTAAGAAAAGCTCAAAAAGCTGATTTACCCCAACATCCTTTATTAGAAGATGGCAGTAATTTTGGTTTATTTATAAAAGATTTACAATACAAAGGATTAAGTAGAAAACTTATTGAATATCTCAAAAAATTTTATGAAACAGCAGAAGACTTAGATGTAAGAATATATGGTGGTACAGTACAACTATTTATTCGGGAAGAAGATGTAATTCAACCAATTTCTGCAACTCGTTTATCTGATGGAACATTGCGATATTTGTTTTTAATGGCGTTACTTTTAGATCCTACTCCACCACCACTAATTTGTATTGAAGAACCGGAGTTAGGTTTACATCCAGATATTTTACCGACTATTGCAGAATTATTAATAGAAGCATCTCAGAGAACTCAATTAATTGTCACAACTCATTCTGATGCTTTGGTTTCTGCGTTGAGTGAATATCCTGAATCTGTCGTAGTTTGTGAAAGAGATAATACAGGAACTCATTTAAGGAGACTTAAACCAGATAAACTCAAAGACTGGTTAGAAAATTATACTTTAGGTGATTTGTGGCGGATGGGTGAAATAGGTGGAAACAGATGGTAA